A genomic segment from Methanoplanus limicola DSM 2279 encodes:
- the dpdA gene encoding tRNA-guanine transglycosylase DpdA, giving the protein MRYFIPEWDDLVDPDYDFSTDTHSEKHNNNPLINDNYIWDIFGKDNIPFDGLLISIATIKNKIKKFNQIKEKGVHNFFGLDKDFPIMADCGAFSYIKEEIPPYKTEDVLLMYKNMKVDYGVSIDHLVVSAFSEQKEERMNITYNNGIEAHKLWKKQYKDDFKLIVSVQGETTDDYINMYNKFLENDIKIMAFGGLVRSQTEFIVELINRIISEIKNSGRKPNYLHFFGLARPSIFIKMKELENLGVEVAFDSASPLRRAWLASASCENNYVSKEQKGYSAIRIPQKLTGKKKDLIPADEYQILSQNTLKAVQNYGKDKLDLDSSIKILSDFNEKINERPQILESYRKTLRDKPWDKCECPICSSTGIDTIIFRGNNRNRRRGFHNTKVFYDLLKNEELWEKSLMGNYIEDFSSFSKDENVLIITSCTKNKLEIPDDKPVAAKDLYLGTLFDKVKKYSAAMGYEYMIISAKYGLLSPDDKIKTYNKVLSKKSDADDIRDQVEEKLTPLLNDYDKILVIAGKNYREVLNGVIDDRFYILKKGGIGEMLHVLKDSLPKKDSELNKFL; this is encoded by the coding sequence ATGCGATATTTCATCCCGGAGTGGGACGATCTGGTAGATCCGGATTATGATTTCTCAACTGATACACATTCGGAGAAACATAATAACAATCCACTAATTAACGATAATTATATCTGGGATATCTTTGGAAAAGATAACATACCTTTTGATGGTTTGTTAATCTCAATTGCAACCATAAAAAACAAGATTAAAAAATTTAATCAAATTAAAGAGAAAGGTGTCCACAATTTCTTCGGACTCGATAAAGATTTTCCGATAATGGCAGATTGTGGTGCTTTTTCATATATTAAAGAAGAAATACCCCCATATAAAACAGAAGACGTTCTCTTAATGTACAAAAACATGAAAGTTGATTATGGTGTCAGCATAGATCATCTTGTAGTTTCAGCATTTTCCGAACAAAAAGAAGAGAGAATGAATATCACATATAATAATGGAATTGAGGCTCACAAACTGTGGAAAAAACAGTACAAAGATGATTTTAAGCTCATTGTTTCTGTTCAGGGCGAAACTACAGACGATTACATAAATATGTACAATAAATTCCTGGAAAATGACATCAAAATCATGGCCTTTGGCGGACTTGTCAGATCACAGACAGAGTTTATTGTAGAATTAATTAACAGAATTATCTCTGAAATCAAAAATTCCGGAAGAAAACCAAATTATTTACATTTCTTTGGACTCGCAAGGCCATCAATATTCATAAAGATGAAAGAACTGGAAAATCTTGGAGTAGAAGTCGCTTTTGACTCAGCCTCACCACTAAGAAGAGCCTGGCTGGCTTCAGCATCCTGCGAAAACAATTATGTTTCAAAGGAGCAGAAAGGATATTCTGCAATAAGGATTCCACAAAAACTTACAGGAAAAAAGAAAGATCTGATTCCGGCTGATGAATATCAAATATTATCTCAGAATACATTAAAAGCAGTCCAGAACTATGGTAAAGATAAACTTGATCTTGACTCCTCAATAAAGATACTATCAGATTTTAATGAAAAGATAAATGAAAGACCACAGATACTGGAATCATACAGAAAAACCCTCAGGGATAAACCCTGGGATAAATGTGAATGCCCGATATGCAGCAGCACTGGTATAGACACAATTATTTTCAGAGGCAATAACAGAAACAGAAGGAGAGGATTTCATAATACCAAAGTATTTTATGACCTTCTTAAAAATGAAGAATTATGGGAGAAATCATTGATGGGCAATTATATTGAAGACTTCAGTAGTTTTTCAAAAGACGAAAATGTTCTGATCATCACCAGTTGCACAAAAAATAAACTTGAAATTCCGGATGATAAGCCTGTAGCAGCAAAGGATCTCTACCTTGGAACACTATTTGATAAAGTAAAAAAATATTCTGCCGCAATGGGATATGAATACATGATCATATCAGCTAAATACGGTCTTTTATCTCCGGATGACAAAATCAAAACATACAATAAGGTTTTATCCAAAAAATCTGATGCAGATGACATAAGAGATCAGGTAGAAGAAAAACTAACTCCATTACTTAATGATTATGATAAAATCCTTGTTATTGCCGGAAAAAATTACCGTGAAGTGTTAAATGGAGTAATAGATGATAGATTTTACATCCTAAAAAAAGGTGGAATCGGTGAAATGCTTCATGTATTAAAAGATTCCCTGCCTAAGAAAGACTCAGAACTAAATAAATTCTTATAA
- the istB gene encoding IS21-like element helper ATPase IstB, whose translation MLDKETINKLYEMRLGDMAKNFRRQIEENSCADMTFEERFGILVDLEWHRRRDNRITHLIRKAEYAYPYACIEDINYSPSRHLDKGQITKLSFCNYIHECNNVIILGATGTGKSYLACALGTAANRDLCSVKYIRLPDLFAELAVARGEGNYQKVIKEYKKVKLLILDEWLLLKLNETEGRDLFELIEARYKRASTIYCSQFEVAGWYQKIGNETIADAICDRIKHNAYKILLEGESMRKVNGLNEEENLSINP comes from the coding sequence ATGCTGGATAAAGAGACAATCAACAAATTGTATGAGATGAGACTTGGCGATATGGCAAAGAATTTCCGTAGGCAAATTGAAGAAAATTCCTGTGCCGATATGACATTTGAGGAGAGATTTGGTATTCTTGTCGATTTAGAATGGCACAGACGCAGAGATAACCGAATAACTCATCTTATCAGGAAAGCAGAATATGCTTATCCTTATGCCTGCATTGAGGATATCAATTACTCACCAAGCCGCCATCTCGATAAAGGACAGATTACAAAACTGTCGTTTTGTAATTACATTCACGAATGTAATAATGTTATCATACTTGGAGCTACAGGGACAGGCAAAAGCTATCTGGCCTGTGCACTTGGAACGGCTGCAAATCGCGATCTTTGCTCTGTAAAATACATAAGGTTGCCTGACCTCTTTGCAGAACTTGCTGTTGCACGTGGTGAGGGAAATTATCAGAAAGTCATTAAGGAGTACAAGAAGGTTAAACTACTGATCCTGGACGAATGGCTTTTACTTAAGCTGAATGAAACAGAGGGAAGAGATCTTTTTGAGCTGATAGAAGCACGCTATAAGAGGGCATCTACAATATATTGCTCTCAGTTTGAGGTAGCCGGATGGTATCAGAAAATAGGCAATGAAACGATCGCAGATGCAATCTGTGACAGGATAAAACACAATGCATACAAAATTCTCCTTGAAGGTGAATCAATGCGTAAAGTAAATGGGCTTAATGAAGAGGAGAATCTCTCAATAAATCCTTAA